A genomic stretch from Pontibacter liquoris includes:
- a CDS encoding cytochrome c oxidase subunit II: MITIAIGISVLLLLVILFLLFRIGTLASIFRGSSERAAGTTKTSNRVNSVMMLLFLIVGGAAFAWSFNDSWDDMNQPIASVHGVWTDSLFWTTMIIIGIVFVITQVLLFWYSYKYQHRDDKRAFYYAHNNKLEIVWTMIPAVVMALLVFGGWKTWAKITSAPPANAEVIEVMGKQFNWMVRYPGADGKLGVANYTLIDATNEFGVDFNDKASLDDFMPMELHVPKGRPVLLKIRARDVIHSVFLPQFRLKMDAVPGMPTKFWFVPTKTTAEMQNETGNPDFKYELACTEVCGRGHFAMRMVVVVDEPEDYAKWKAAQKPFVEQNPDVLAKISAGSEKALTLQQGAGAKKEEVKSEL; the protein is encoded by the coding sequence ATGATTACGATCGCTATAGGTATATCCGTTCTTTTATTATTAGTTATCCTGTTCCTGCTTTTCAGAATAGGTACGCTGGCCTCTATCTTCCGGGGTTCCTCAGAGCGTGCAGCAGGAACAACTAAAACCAGTAACCGTGTAAACAGCGTGATGATGTTGCTTTTCCTGATTGTGGGAGGAGCAGCTTTCGCATGGTCTTTTAACGATTCCTGGGACGATATGAACCAGCCGATTGCTTCTGTGCATGGGGTGTGGACAGACAGCTTGTTCTGGACGACGATGATCATCATCGGTATTGTGTTTGTAATTACACAGGTGCTGCTTTTCTGGTACTCTTATAAATACCAGCACCGCGATGATAAGCGTGCTTTCTATTATGCGCACAACAACAAGCTGGAAATAGTATGGACCATGATCCCGGCCGTGGTAATGGCGCTGCTGGTATTCGGTGGCTGGAAAACATGGGCCAAGATCACCAGTGCCCCTCCTGCAAATGCCGAAGTAATTGAGGTAATGGGCAAGCAGTTTAACTGGATGGTGCGCTACCCTGGTGCGGATGGCAAACTGGGCGTTGCTAACTATACCCTGATCGATGCTACAAACGAGTTTGGCGTAGACTTTAATGATAAAGCGTCGCTCGACGACTTTATGCCAATGGAACTGCACGTGCCGAAAGGCAGACCGGTTTTACTTAAGATCAGAGCGCGTGATGTGATCCATAGCGTGTTTTTACCGCAGTTCCGCCTTAAAATGGATGCTGTACCTGGTATGCCTACCAAGTTCTGGTTTGTGCCGACAAAGACAACCGCAGAAATGCAGAACGAAACAGGAAATCCGGACTTCAAGTATGAGCTGGCCTGTACCGAAGTATGCGGCCGTGGTCACTTTGCCATGCGCATGGTGGTAGTGGTAGACGAACCGGAAGACTACGCAAAATGGAAGGCAGCACAAAAACCTTTCGTAGAGCAGAACCCCGATGTGCTGGCTAAAATTTCGGCCGGCTCCGAGAAAGCCCTCACATTGCAACAGGGTGCTGGCGCTAAGAAAGAAGAAGTTAAATCAGAGTTGTAG
- a CDS encoding quinol:cytochrome C oxidoreductase — protein MTEERLIISRKTNNKFFLMIAVGVIMLIAGIIFMAAGGGAGHGEGHGGGHDAVTWTQRLFVNLWLNNVYFTGISITGIFIVAVHYVAYGGWYVLVKRIPEALGAYLPIGAVVMLLVFILGRHDIFHWTHEGLYKIGGPEYDPIIAGKQGYLNFTFFIVRMLIYFGLWILFARMLRKNSIAEDLHGGTSYYNKNIVISGGFLVIYGISSSMSAWDWVMSVDTHWFSTMFGWYVFSSWFVAGLAATTLAVIILKQNGYLKLVNSNHLHDLGKFVFAFSIFWTYIWFAQFLLYWYANLPEEALYFIERLGGNNGHYLPIFFINLIINFVFPFLVLMTRDAKRQMIMLKIVTIAILIGHWLDFYLMFMPGTLRTGAGFGFIEFGAALVFLGVFLLAFTRGLTKASLVPVNHPFLEESVHHHV, from the coding sequence ATGACAGAAGAACGACTCATCATTTCCAGAAAAACGAATAACAAGTTTTTCCTGATGATAGCTGTAGGCGTAATAATGCTTATAGCAGGTATAATTTTTATGGCCGCGGGCGGCGGAGCCGGTCATGGTGAAGGACATGGCGGCGGGCATGATGCCGTAACCTGGACGCAGCGCCTTTTTGTTAACCTTTGGCTCAACAACGTATACTTCACAGGTATATCTATTACAGGTATCTTTATTGTAGCCGTTCATTATGTAGCTTACGGTGGCTGGTATGTGCTTGTAAAGCGTATTCCTGAAGCACTGGGCGCTTACCTGCCAATCGGTGCAGTGGTGATGCTGCTGGTGTTCATTTTAGGCCGTCATGATATTTTCCATTGGACACACGAAGGCCTCTATAAAATAGGTGGTCCCGAGTATGATCCGATCATTGCCGGAAAGCAGGGCTACCTGAATTTTACCTTCTTCATCGTCCGTATGCTGATCTACTTCGGCTTATGGATCCTGTTTGCCCGCATGCTGCGCAAGAACTCCATTGCAGAAGACCTGCACGGAGGCACTTCATACTATAACAAGAACATCGTTATTTCCGGTGGTTTCCTGGTTATCTACGGTATCTCTTCTTCTATGTCGGCCTGGGATTGGGTGATGTCAGTTGATACGCACTGGTTCTCTACCATGTTTGGCTGGTATGTGTTTTCAAGCTGGTTTGTAGCGGGCCTGGCAGCCACCACCCTGGCTGTGATCATCCTGAAGCAGAATGGCTATCTGAAGCTGGTAAATTCCAACCACTTGCATGACCTGGGTAAGTTTGTATTTGCCTTTTCTATCTTCTGGACATACATCTGGTTTGCTCAGTTTCTGCTTTACTGGTATGCTAACCTTCCGGAAGAAGCGCTTTATTTCATCGAGCGCTTAGGCGGTAACAACGGGCATTATCTCCCTATCTTCTTTATCAATCTGATAATAAACTTTGTGTTTCCTTTCCTTGTTCTGATGACAAGAGATGCAAAGCGTCAGATGATCATGCTGAAGATCGTAACAATTGCCATCCTTATCGGACACTGGTTAGACTTTTACCTCATGTTTATGCCTGGTACATTGCGCACAGGGGCTGGATTTGGGTTTATTGAGTTCGGAGCTGCATTGGTTTTCTTAGGAGTGTTCCTGCTTGCCTTTACCAGAGGTTTGACCAAAGCTTCTCTTGTGCCGGTAAATCACCCATTCCTGGAGGAAAGTGTTCACCATCATGTTTAG
- a CDS encoding c-type cytochrome, translating into MKRFTIIGFKASAVLFATASLVACGSDDGRGVEYAPDMYHSIPLDPYSQIKEEKYNPYGMNMRQPAYGTIARGKEGYNMYLSQDTAEVAGVELTNPLPHTEENLAKGKVLYSRFCQHCHGEQGDGQGLVGQKFKGVPSYSAGRVASLPAGHIFHVITNGRGRMRPHGSLVNPTERWEIVMYVQQLQKGITDTAAPADKQAADEAGGTPGTDNPVTGTPPAEAAPQK; encoded by the coding sequence ATGAAACGATTTACGATAATAGGCTTTAAAGCTTCTGCCGTTCTTTTTGCTACTGCATCACTCGTGGCATGTGGCAGCGATGATGGCCGCGGTGTAGAATATGCACCAGACATGTATCATTCCATTCCGCTGGATCCTTATTCGCAAATAAAGGAGGAGAAGTATAACCCTTACGGCATGAACATGCGCCAGCCGGCGTATGGAACCATTGCCCGCGGCAAGGAAGGCTACAACATGTATCTGTCGCAGGATACAGCCGAAGTTGCCGGTGTAGAGTTGACCAACCCGCTACCGCATACTGAAGAAAACCTGGCCAAAGGTAAAGTGTTGTATTCCCGTTTTTGCCAGCATTGCCATGGCGAACAAGGCGACGGACAAGGTTTGGTAGGGCAGAAGTTCAAAGGCGTGCCTTCTTACTCAGCAGGACGTGTAGCTTCCCTGCCGGCAGGACATATTTTCCATGTGATCACCAACGGCAGAGGCCGTATGCGTCCTCATGGCTCGCTGGTGAACCCTACAGAGCGCTGGGAAATTGTAATGTATGTGCAACAGCTGCAAAAAGGAATTACAGATACAGCGGCACCTGCCGACAAGCAAGCTGCTGATGAAGCAGGTGGTACGCCTGGCACTGACAATCCTGTAACCGGAACTCCTCCAGCAGAGGCGGCTCCCCAAAAGTAA
- a CDS encoding DUF3341 domain-containing protein, with protein sequence MNKKFVLGIYDDEDVLLTAIENVRAAGTKIYEVFSPYPVHGIDDVLGIKRSRLPIAAFLFGLCGTSFALWMQIWMLGFDWPMIIGGKPHIALPSFIPVTFELTVLFAAFGMVFTFFTVERMIPTFKVNVFDKRSTDDKFVMAIEVKEGVTDMKALDNLLRSNGAIEVNEKEVVK encoded by the coding sequence ATGAATAAGAAATTTGTTCTAGGTATCTACGATGATGAAGATGTGCTGCTGACAGCCATCGAAAATGTCCGGGCTGCCGGTACTAAAATATACGAAGTATTTTCACCATATCCTGTGCATGGCATTGATGATGTATTAGGTATAAAGCGCTCACGCCTGCCCATCGCCGCCTTTCTGTTTGGCCTTTGCGGAACAAGCTTTGCGCTGTGGATGCAGATCTGGATGCTGGGCTTCGACTGGCCGATGATCATTGGTGGCAAGCCGCACATTGCGCTGCCTTCCTTTATCCCGGTTACGTTCGAGCTGACCGTACTCTTTGCTGCCTTCGGAATGGTTTTTACCTTCTTTACAGTAGAGCGTATGATCCCGACCTTCAAAGTGAATGTTTTTGATAAGCGTTCAACAGACGACAAGTTTGTGATGGCTATTGAAGTGAAGGAAGGTGTAACAGACATGAAAGCACTTGATAACCTGCTTCGTTCAAATGGTGCAATTGAAGTTAACGAGAAGGAGGTAGTAAAATAA
- the nrfD gene encoding NrfD/PsrC family molybdoenzyme membrane anchor subunit: MQHVSPIREPLVTGGKTYHDITEDVCRQVEAAPNPRWAAAFGVALIGLAIFFYSVYRTLWFGIGEWGLNKTVGWAWDITNFVWWVGIGHAGTLISAVLLLFRQKWRSSINRAAEAMTIFAVICAAMFPVLHMGRPWLAYWVLPLPNTFGSLWVNFNSPLLWDVFAISTYFSVSLVFWYIGLVPDFATIRDRATGPIARRAYSFLSLGWTGSAKSWSRYETVSLILAGVATPLVLSVHTIVSMDFATSVIPGWHTTIFPPYFVAGAIFSGFAMVLTLMIITRKVFKLEDYITLEHVESMNKIIMTTGSIVGIAYTTEFFIAWYSQVTYEQYAFINRATGPYWWAYWTMMTCNVITPQLFWFRKIRRSLVATFIISIFVNIGMWFERFVIIVISLHRDYLPSSWAMFYPTWIDVGIYVGTFGLFFTLFFLFVKFFPVINMAEVKAILKSSSGVTHHHGHVKHPQGHHTNAVIVPGTATDSNTNTHHSNE, translated from the coding sequence ATGCAGCATGTATCTCCGATAAGAGAGCCTCTTGTAACGGGGGGGAAAACATACCATGACATCACTGAAGATGTCTGCAGACAAGTGGAGGCAGCACCCAACCCGCGTTGGGCCGCTGCTTTCGGTGTCGCATTAATTGGTCTGGCTATTTTCTTCTACTCCGTTTACCGTACCCTTTGGTTTGGTATTGGCGAGTGGGGCCTGAACAAAACTGTAGGCTGGGCATGGGATATTACCAACTTCGTGTGGTGGGTAGGTATCGGCCACGCCGGTACGCTGATCTCAGCCGTATTGCTGCTGTTCCGCCAAAAGTGGCGCAGTTCTATTAACCGTGCTGCCGAGGCGATGACGATTTTTGCCGTAATCTGTGCGGCAATGTTCCCGGTACTGCACATGGGCCGTCCGTGGCTGGCTTACTGGGTGTTACCTTTGCCAAACACATTCGGTTCGCTGTGGGTGAACTTTAACTCCCCGCTGCTTTGGGACGTATTTGCAATCTCGACCTATTTCTCTGTATCGCTGGTATTCTGGTACATTGGTCTGGTGCCTGACTTTGCAACCATCCGTGACCGTGCAACCGGCCCGATAGCTAGAAGAGCTTACTCTTTCTTATCCCTGGGCTGGACGGGCTCTGCTAAATCCTGGTCCCGATACGAAACCGTTTCCCTTATCCTGGCCGGTGTAGCCACGCCACTTGTACTTTCAGTGCACACCATTGTATCTATGGACTTTGCAACGTCTGTGATACCAGGTTGGCACACGACGATCTTCCCGCCATACTTTGTGGCTGGTGCGATCTTCTCGGGTTTTGCCATGGTGTTAACCCTGATGATCATTACCCGCAAAGTATTTAAACTGGAGGATTACATCACCCTGGAGCACGTGGAGTCGATGAACAAGATCATCATGACGACAGGTTCTATCGTGGGTATTGCCTATACAACAGAATTCTTTATCGCCTGGTACTCACAGGTAACCTACGAACAATACGCCTTCATTAACCGCGCCACAGGTCCTTACTGGTGGGCTTACTGGACGATGATGACCTGTAACGTGATCACGCCGCAGCTTTTCTGGTTCCGTAAGATCCGAAGAAGCCTGGTGGCCACCTTCATCATCTCTATCTTCGTGAACATTGGTATGTGGTTCGAGCGCTTTGTGATCATTGTGATCTCGTTGCACCGCGATTACCTGCCATCCTCCTGGGCCATGTTCTACCCGACCTGGATTGACGTGGGCATTTATGTAGGAACGTTTGGTTTGTTCTTTACCCTGTTCTTCCTGTTTGTGAAGTTCTTCCCGGTAATCAACATGGCCGAAGTAAAAGCTATTCTGAAGTCTTCTTCAGGCGTTACGCACCACCACGGGCATGTAAAGCATCCGCAAGGCCACCATACCAATGCCGTTATCGTGCCTGGTACTGCAACAGATTCGAACACTAATACACATCACAGCAATGAATAA
- a CDS encoding TAT-variant-translocated molybdopterin oxidoreductase, translating into MQDRIKYWKGIEELENTPEFAKNAHNEFPEFLPVNEAKGDDASAGGKTHRRDFLKLLGFSMAAVSLASCEAPVRKAIPYLNKPVDVEPGVANWYASTFFGDGDYNSILVKTREGRPIKIEPNNESGLTSSGTSPKAQASLMGLYDENRLRYPLINKKEASWAEVDKQIRARLANVNGKVVIVSSTIISPSTKQLINEFGSRFANFEHVTYDANSASGLLAANGGVVPGYDFSKANVIVSVAADFLGTWIAPIPFAKQYIQRRKVSSDKPEMSRHYQFETRLSLTGSNADVRVPIKPSEEAAVIQALYNGITGNGAASAAGVDAKALAAAIKELKANNGRALVVAGSNDPGVQAMVTAINRALGAEGTSIDTTSPYYTRQGNDGQMIRLVNEMNAGTVGAVFFYDANPVYNHPLAEKVVSGLKKVNLRVSFADRVNETAALVEFVAPDNNYLESWNDFEPKKGFLSLAQPVISPIFTTRQAQDSLLVWSGNSTSYYDYLRNNWRKIATGDFNKFWEQAVHDGVLQNGTSVLAITPAATSAAPVARVTKPTGIEAVLYEKAAIGSGEMANNPWLQEMPDPISKATWGNYVAMPRKMAEEMKVVQGDVIKVTMANGRSIELPALVQPGQAQGTVAIAVGYGRNVDAMPVAKGVGANAYPIATVADNTVFYTGSVKLEKTSAFSEIAQTQTHHTIMDRLVVQESTLAKYKENPKEVTEYARIPTHNGPAKPATISLWDDYEYKDHHWGMVVDLNSCIGCGACTISCQVENNIPVVGKAEVLNRREMHWIRIDRYYSAVEHEDRDYKTMEDPAENPSVVFQPMMCQHCNHAPCETVCPVAATMHSSEGLNQMAYNRCVGTRYCANNCPYKVRRFNWFAYPNNEKFVNINTTMQTDLGKMVLNPDVTVRSRGVMEKCSFCVQRIQLGKLEAKRENRRPKDGEIVSACAQSCPTEALVFGDMLDPESRISKLLKKEQGERAFHVLEELNVQPNVTYLTKIRNLA; encoded by the coding sequence ATGCAAGACAGAATAAAATACTGGAAAGGAATTGAGGAGCTGGAAAACACTCCGGAGTTCGCAAAGAATGCTCATAATGAGTTTCCAGAATTCCTGCCGGTTAATGAAGCCAAAGGAGATGATGCATCTGCCGGCGGTAAAACGCACCGAAGAGACTTTCTGAAGCTGTTAGGTTTTAGCATGGCAGCCGTATCGCTGGCTTCCTGCGAAGCGCCGGTACGAAAAGCAATCCCGTATCTGAACAAACCGGTAGATGTGGAACCAGGCGTTGCGAACTGGTATGCCTCTACGTTTTTCGGAGATGGAGATTATAACAGCATCCTGGTAAAAACAAGAGAAGGCCGTCCGATAAAGATCGAGCCAAATAACGAGTCAGGTCTTACTTCCTCGGGAACAAGCCCGAAAGCACAGGCTTCCCTGATGGGGCTGTATGACGAAAATAGACTGCGTTACCCGTTAATCAATAAAAAAGAAGCTAGCTGGGCAGAGGTAGACAAGCAGATCAGAGCGCGTCTGGCCAATGTAAACGGCAAAGTAGTTATTGTTTCGTCTACCATTATCAGCCCCTCTACCAAGCAGCTGATCAATGAGTTTGGCTCCCGCTTTGCCAACTTTGAGCATGTTACCTATGATGCCAATTCCGCATCCGGGTTGCTGGCAGCAAACGGTGGCGTTGTGCCTGGGTATGATTTCAGCAAAGCAAATGTAATTGTAAGTGTTGCTGCTGACTTCCTGGGAACCTGGATTGCCCCTATTCCATTTGCCAAACAGTATATCCAGCGCAGAAAAGTATCTTCTGACAAGCCGGAAATGTCGCGCCATTACCAGTTCGAGACGCGTTTATCGTTAACGGGTTCGAATGCCGACGTAAGGGTTCCGATCAAGCCTTCCGAAGAAGCTGCTGTGATCCAGGCCCTTTATAATGGTATTACTGGAAATGGTGCTGCCTCTGCTGCCGGCGTTGATGCCAAAGCCCTGGCTGCAGCCATTAAAGAACTGAAAGCCAACAACGGCCGTGCCCTGGTGGTAGCTGGTTCTAACGATCCGGGAGTACAGGCCATGGTTACAGCAATCAACAGAGCGCTGGGAGCGGAAGGTACTTCCATCGATACTACTTCTCCTTACTATACACGTCAGGGAAATGACGGACAAATGATCCGTCTGGTCAATGAAATGAATGCCGGTACGGTAGGTGCCGTGTTCTTTTATGATGCCAACCCTGTATACAATCACCCACTGGCAGAAAAAGTTGTAAGCGGGCTGAAGAAGGTAAACCTGCGTGTTTCCTTTGCCGACCGTGTAAACGAAACAGCCGCTTTGGTTGAGTTCGTAGCACCGGATAACAACTACCTGGAGTCGTGGAACGACTTTGAACCGAAGAAAGGATTCCTAAGCCTGGCCCAGCCGGTGATCAGCCCGATCTTCACTACGCGCCAGGCACAGGACAGCTTGCTGGTCTGGAGCGGAAACAGCACGTCATACTACGATTACCTGCGCAACAACTGGCGTAAAATTGCTACCGGCGACTTTAACAAGTTCTGGGAGCAGGCGGTACACGATGGTGTGCTGCAAAACGGCACCAGCGTGCTGGCCATTACACCGGCTGCAACATCTGCTGCTCCGGTAGCAAGGGTAACCAAGCCAACAGGTATAGAGGCTGTGTTGTATGAAAAAGCAGCGATCGGTTCCGGCGAAATGGCCAACAACCCATGGCTGCAGGAAATGCCGGATCCAATCTCGAAAGCTACCTGGGGTAACTATGTAGCCATGCCACGCAAGATGGCCGAGGAGATGAAAGTGGTGCAGGGCGATGTGATCAAAGTGACCATGGCCAATGGCAGATCCATTGAGCTGCCGGCACTCGTACAGCCAGGCCAGGCCCAGGGTACCGTAGCTATTGCGGTAGGTTATGGCCGTAACGTGGATGCGATGCCAGTAGCTAAAGGTGTAGGCGCTAATGCTTACCCGATCGCGACGGTAGCCGATAACACGGTGTTCTACACAGGTTCGGTGAAACTGGAGAAAACCAGCGCTTTCTCTGAAATTGCACAAACTCAGACGCACCATACTATTATGGACCGCCTGGTAGTGCAGGAAAGCACCCTGGCCAAGTATAAAGAGAATCCGAAAGAGGTAACCGAATACGCGCGCATCCCAACGCACAATGGTCCGGCCAAGCCCGCTACCATCTCCCTTTGGGATGACTATGAGTACAAGGACCACCACTGGGGTATGGTTGTAGACCTGAACTCCTGCATTGGTTGCGGTGCCTGTACCATCAGCTGCCAGGTAGAGAACAACATCCCGGTAGTAGGTAAAGCGGAAGTGCTGAACCGTCGTGAAATGCACTGGATCCGTATCGATCGCTATTACAGCGCCGTGGAGCACGAAGACAGGGATTACAAAACGATGGAAGACCCGGCAGAAAATCCTTCTGTTGTATTCCAGCCGATGATGTGCCAGCACTGTAACCACGCGCCATGCGAAACGGTTTGTCCGGTAGCTGCTACCATGCACAGCTCAGAAGGCCTGAACCAGATGGCTTACAACCGTTGCGTAGGTACCCGCTATTGCGCAAACAACTGCCCGTATAAAGTACGTCGCTTTAACTGGTTTGCGTATCCGAACAATGAGAAGTTTGTCAACATCAATACCACGATGCAGACGGACCTTGGTAAAATGGTGCTCAACCCGGATGTGACCGTGCGTTCAAGAGGTGTAATGGAGAAATGTTCTTTCTGCGTGCAGCGTATCCAGTTAGGAAAGCTGGAAGCGAAACGCGAGAACAGAAGACCAAAAGACGGCGAGATCGTTTCAGCTTGTGCGCAGTCCTGCCCAACCGAAGCCCTGGTGTTTGGTGATATGCTGGATCCGGAAAGCCGTATCTCTAAACTGCTCAAGAAAGAGCAGGGCGAGCGTGCCTTCCATGTGCTGGAAGAACTGAACGTGCAGCCGAATGTGACGTACCTGACGAAAATTAGAAATTTAGCTTAA
- a CDS encoding c-type cytochrome, with translation MISCIPKTKHNIFIAFLFALAVSFGANAQGASEQAEIGTKGVEPGATQGAAAAGDAAAGDPAVIDAGAALFKNNCAVCHSAGSDVIVGPGLQGVDKRHNEAWLHKWIKNSQAMIQSGDAAAVAVYNKYNKQAMPSFAFSDDEISSILAYLKSGQGAAPTAAATPTTVGGVPGNEAGTNVGTDAIGAVGPYLDIVLVVLIIVLIVLVVTLLLITSLLKNYLNKNRKLNEYDNEVVNQRFDFSKIYKSTPVRVLVLLIFIVVLLDLGWNSLMGVGIQQNYKPKQPIAFSHKIHAGDNQINCNYCHTTVYKSKSASIPSVNICMNCHSQIKTESPEIQKIYRAVERNEPIQWVRIHNLPDLVYFNHSQHTQVGGVECQTCHGPIQEMDQVYQYSPLTMGWCINCHRETPLNTKGNAYYDNLVKLHDESTSKAFTVASNGGTECSKCHY, from the coding sequence ATGATTAGCTGTATACCTAAAACAAAACACAATATTTTCATTGCCTTTCTGTTCGCGCTGGCGGTTTCTTTTGGTGCAAATGCCCAGGGAGCCAGTGAGCAGGCAGAAATCGGCACGAAAGGAGTAGAGCCAGGTGCTACACAAGGTGCAGCAGCTGCGGGCGATGCGGCTGCTGGGGATCCTGCTGTAATTGATGCAGGCGCTGCCTTGTTTAAAAACAACTGTGCTGTTTGCCACTCCGCAGGTAGCGATGTGATCGTGGGCCCGGGATTGCAAGGTGTGGATAAAAGACACAACGAGGCCTGGTTGCACAAGTGGATCAAGAACTCGCAGGCCATGATTCAGTCTGGCGACGCTGCTGCGGTGGCTGTTTACAACAAGTATAACAAGCAGGCAATGCCTTCTTTTGCCTTCTCTGACGATGAGATCAGCTCTATTCTGGCTTATCTGAAGTCAGGACAAGGTGCTGCGCCAACGGCTGCGGCTACGCCAACTACGGTTGGTGGCGTACCGGGCAACGAGGCGGGTACCAATGTAGGAACCGATGCGATCGGCGCGGTTGGCCCTTACCTGGACATTGTGCTGGTGGTGCTGATCATTGTGCTCATCGTGCTGGTTGTTACCTTGTTGCTGATTACTTCACTGCTGAAGAACTATCTTAACAAGAACCGCAAGCTAAACGAGTATGATAACGAGGTAGTTAACCAGCGGTTTGACTTCTCTAAGATCTACAAGTCTACGCCTGTGCGTGTGCTGGTGCTGCTCATCTTTATCGTGGTGTTGCTGGACCTTGGCTGGAATTCCCTGATGGGCGTTGGTATACAGCAGAACTATAAGCCGAAGCAGCCAATTGCTTTCTCGCATAAAATTCACGCCGGCGATAACCAGATCAACTGTAACTACTGCCATACAACTGTATATAAGAGCAAGAGCGCCAGTATTCCTTCTGTTAATATCTGTATGAACTGCCATAGCCAGATCAAAACAGAATCTCCTGAAATTCAGAAGATATACCGAGCCGTGGAGCGCAACGAGCCTATCCAGTGGGTGCGTATCCATAACCTGCCAGACCTGGTTTATTTCAACCACTCGCAGCACACGCAGGTGGGCGGCGTAGAGTGCCAGACCTGCCACGGACCTATCCAGGAAATGGACCAGGTATACCAGTATTCTCCGCTTACAATGGGCTGGTGTATCAATTGCCATAGAGAAACACCTTTGAACACGAAAGGCAATGCTTACTACGACAACCTGGTGAAACTCCATGACGAGTCGACTTCAAAAGCGTTTACCGTAGCGTCGAATGGTGGTACAGAATGCTCTAAGTGTCACTACTAA
- the rpsF gene encoding 30S ribosomal protein S6 has translation MELRNYETIFIMTPLLNDGQMQETVEKFRQVLKENGADIIHEENWGLRKLAYPIQKKSTGFYHLIEFKAPTTVVDVLELAYRRDEKIVRFLTTALDKHAVAYNERRRNGEFKSQAKKEEVKG, from the coding sequence ATGGAATTAAGAAATTACGAAACGATCTTCATCATGACCCCGTTGCTTAACGATGGTCAGATGCAGGAAACGGTCGAGAAGTTCAGACAGGTGCTTAAGGAAAATGGCGCCGACATTATCCACGAAGAGAACTGGGGCCTCCGCAAGCTGGCTTACCCAATCCAGAAAAAATCAACTGGATTCTACCATCTCATCGAGTTTAAAGCTCCAACCACTGTAGTTGATGTACTTGAGCTGGCTTATCGCCGTGATGAAAAAATTGTTCGCTTCTTAACTACTGCCCTGGATAAGCACGCTGTGGCTTACAACGAGCGTAGAAGAAACGGCGAGTTCAAATCACAAGCTAAAAAAGAGGAGGTTAAAGGATAA
- the rpsR gene encoding 30S ribosomal protein S18, whose translation MSLVNERVHKQDNRQKYCRFKKSGIKYIDYKDGNFLLKFVNEQGKILPRRLTGTSLKFQRKVSQAVARARHLAILPYVADSLK comes from the coding sequence ATGAGCTTAGTAAACGAAAGAGTACACAAGCAAGACAACCGTCAGAAATACTGCCGCTTCAAGAAAAGCGGAATTAAGTATATCGACTATAAGGATGGCAACTTCCTGCTGAAGTTCGTAAACGAGCAAGGCAAGATCCTTCCTAGAAGATTAACAGGCACCAGCCTGAAGTTTCAGCGTAAAGTATCTCAGGCCGTTGCGCGTGCGCGCCACCTGGCTATTTTGCCTTATGTAGCGGATTCTTTAAAATAA